A stretch of Miscanthus floridulus cultivar M001 chromosome 13, ASM1932011v1, whole genome shotgun sequence DNA encodes these proteins:
- the LOC136500594 gene encoding hexose carrier protein HEX6-like isoform X2 has translation MAASSVVGPDGKECCHYGGRVTTFVVLSCITAGMGGVIFGYDIGISGGVTSMDPFLRKFFPEVYRRMKGTSVSNYCKFDSQLLTAFTSSLYVAGLITTFLASWVTSRCGRRPSMIIAGAAFLAGGVIGGAAVDVYMVIFGRVLLGVGLGFGNQAVPLYLSEMAPPVYRGAFSNGFQLCVSIGAVAAHLINFGAEKIKGGWGWRVSLALAAVPGGFLTLGALFLPETPNSLVQQGKDQEHARVLLKRIRGVDDVSDEMADIVAATQQAKAGRGLQVILFERRYRPQLVMAVMIPFFQQVTGINAISFYAPVLLRTIGMGESASLLSVVVTGSIGLASTAVSMSLVDRVGRRTLFFVGGAQMLVSQLMIGAIMATQLGDQGQSFLVMLCHMKSGIFFFFAAWLAIMTTFVYLLLPETKGKPIEQVGKLWGQHWFWKRFSGTEEEGRTTSKLSSN, from the exons ATGGCGGCGAGCAGCGTCGTCGGCCCCGACGGCAAGGAGTGCTGCCACTACGGCGGGCGTGTCACCACCTTCGTCGTTCTCTCCTGCATCACCGCTGGCATGGGCGGGGTCATCTTCGGTTACGATATTGGAATCTCCG GTGGCGTGACGTCGATGGACCCGTTCTTGAGGAAGTTCTTCCCGGAGGTGTATCGGCGGATGAAGGGCACAAGCGTCAGCAACTACTGCAAGTTCGACAGCCAGCTGCTCACCGCCTTCACATCCTCGCTGTATGTCGCCGGCCTCATCACCACTTTCCTCGCGTCCTGGGTCACCTCCAGGTGCGGCCGCCGCCCATCCATGATCATCGCCGGGGCCGCGTTTCTCGCTGGCGGGGTCATCGGAGGAGCGGCAGTCGATGTTTACATGGTGATCTTCGGACGCGTGCTCCTTGGTGTCGGGCTCGGCTTTGGGAACCAG GCGGTACCGCTGTACCTGTCGGAAATGGCCCCTCCAGTGTACCGAGGTGCTTTCAGCAACGGCTTCCAGCTCTGCGTCAGCATCGGGGCCGTTGCCGCGCACCTCATCAACTTCGGCGCCGAAAAGATCAAGGGAGGGTGGGGTTGGCGGGTATCCCTGGCGCTTGCTGCCGTGCCAGGCGGCTTCCTCACCCTCGGTGCGCTCTTCCTGCCAGAGACGCCCAACAGCCTCGTGCAGCAAGGCAAGGACCAGGAACACGCCAGGGTGCTTCTGAAGAGGATCCGGGGCGTCGACGACGTCAGTGACGAGATGGCCGACATTGTCGCCGCCACCCAGCAGGCGAAGGCAGGCCGCGGCCTGCAGGTGATCCTGTTTGAGCGGCGGTACCGCCCCCAGCTCGTGATGGCCGTCATGATACCCTTCTTCCAGCAG GTGACAGGTATCAACGCGATTTCATTCTACGCCCCGGTGCTGCTGCGCACCATCGGCATGGGGGAGAGCGCGTCTCTGCTCTCGGTGGTGGTGACGGGCAGTATCGGCTTGGCGTCCACGGCCGTCTCCATGTCTCTCGTCGACAGGGTCGGGCGGCGGACACTGTTCTTTGTCGGCGGTGCTCAGATGCTGGTGTCCCAGCTCATGATCGGGGCCATCATGGCCACGCAGCTGGGAGACCAAGGGCAG TCGTTCCTGGTCATGCTGTGCCACATGAAGTCcggcatcttcttcttcttcgcggCCTGGCTGGCAATCATGACCACCTTTGTGTACCTGCTGCTGCCGGAGACCAAGGGGAAGCCGATTGAGCAGGTCGGAAAGCTATGGGGACAGCATTGGTTCTGGAAAAGGTTCTCTGGCACGGAGGAGGAAGGGCGGACAACCAGCAAGCTATCAAGCAACTGA
- the LOC136500594 gene encoding hexose carrier protein HEX6-like isoform X1 → MAASSVVGPDGKECCHYGGRVTTFVVLSCITAGMGGVIFGYDIGISGGVTSMDPFLRKFFPEVYRRMKGTSVSNYCKFDSQLLTAFTSSLYVAGLITTFLASWVTSRCGRRPSMIIAGAAFLAGGVIGGAAVDVYMVIFGRVLLGVGLGFGNQAVPLYLSEMAPPVYRGAFSNGFQLCVSIGAVAAHLINFGAEKIKGGWGWRVSLALAAVPGGFLTLGALFLPETPNSLVQQGKDQEHARVLLKRIRGVDDVSDEMADIVAATQQAKAGRGLQVILFERRYRPQLVMAVMIPFFQQVTGINAISFYAPVLLRTIGMGESASLLSVVVTGSIGLASTAVSMSLVDRVGRRTLFFVGGAQMLVSQLMIGAIMATQLGDQGQVSKAVALVLIVLIAAYVAAFALSWGPLGWLVPSEIFPLEVRSAGQGITVAVNFLLTTFVAQSFLVMLCHMKSGIFFFFAAWLAIMTTFVYLLLPETKGKPIEQVGKLWGQHWFWKRFSGTEEEGRTTSKLSSN, encoded by the exons ATGGCGGCGAGCAGCGTCGTCGGCCCCGACGGCAAGGAGTGCTGCCACTACGGCGGGCGTGTCACCACCTTCGTCGTTCTCTCCTGCATCACCGCTGGCATGGGCGGGGTCATCTTCGGTTACGATATTGGAATCTCCG GTGGCGTGACGTCGATGGACCCGTTCTTGAGGAAGTTCTTCCCGGAGGTGTATCGGCGGATGAAGGGCACAAGCGTCAGCAACTACTGCAAGTTCGACAGCCAGCTGCTCACCGCCTTCACATCCTCGCTGTATGTCGCCGGCCTCATCACCACTTTCCTCGCGTCCTGGGTCACCTCCAGGTGCGGCCGCCGCCCATCCATGATCATCGCCGGGGCCGCGTTTCTCGCTGGCGGGGTCATCGGAGGAGCGGCAGTCGATGTTTACATGGTGATCTTCGGACGCGTGCTCCTTGGTGTCGGGCTCGGCTTTGGGAACCAG GCGGTACCGCTGTACCTGTCGGAAATGGCCCCTCCAGTGTACCGAGGTGCTTTCAGCAACGGCTTCCAGCTCTGCGTCAGCATCGGGGCCGTTGCCGCGCACCTCATCAACTTCGGCGCCGAAAAGATCAAGGGAGGGTGGGGTTGGCGGGTATCCCTGGCGCTTGCTGCCGTGCCAGGCGGCTTCCTCACCCTCGGTGCGCTCTTCCTGCCAGAGACGCCCAACAGCCTCGTGCAGCAAGGCAAGGACCAGGAACACGCCAGGGTGCTTCTGAAGAGGATCCGGGGCGTCGACGACGTCAGTGACGAGATGGCCGACATTGTCGCCGCCACCCAGCAGGCGAAGGCAGGCCGCGGCCTGCAGGTGATCCTGTTTGAGCGGCGGTACCGCCCCCAGCTCGTGATGGCCGTCATGATACCCTTCTTCCAGCAG GTGACAGGTATCAACGCGATTTCATTCTACGCCCCGGTGCTGCTGCGCACCATCGGCATGGGGGAGAGCGCGTCTCTGCTCTCGGTGGTGGTGACGGGCAGTATCGGCTTGGCGTCCACGGCCGTCTCCATGTCTCTCGTCGACAGGGTCGGGCGGCGGACACTGTTCTTTGTCGGCGGTGCTCAGATGCTGGTGTCCCAGCTCATGATCGGGGCCATCATGGCCACGCAGCTGGGAGACCAAGGGCAGGTGAGTAAGGCTGTCGCGCTCGTGCTCATCGTCCTTATCGCGGCCTACGTGGCCGCGTTCGCCTTGTCCTGGGGCCCGCTGGGGTGGCTAGTGCCGAGCGAAATCTTCCCGCTGGAGGTGAGGTCTGCTGGGCAGGGCATCACGGTGGCCGTCAACTTTCTTCTCACGACGTTCGTTGCGCAGTCGTTCCTGGTCATGCTGTGCCACATGAAGTCcggcatcttcttcttcttcgcggCCTGGCTGGCAATCATGACCACCTTTGTGTACCTGCTGCTGCCGGAGACCAAGGGGAAGCCGATTGAGCAGGTCGGAAAGCTATGGGGACAGCATTGGTTCTGGAAAAGGTTCTCTGGCACGGAGGAGGAAGGGCGGACAACCAGCAAGCTATCAAGCAACTGA